One stretch of Arachis duranensis cultivar V14167 chromosome 1, aradu.V14167.gnm2.J7QH, whole genome shotgun sequence DNA includes these proteins:
- the LOC107458382 gene encoding uncharacterized protein LOC107458382 — MVTNSVYIVVCVYPNCCMRNGDNGVIFECENLILLRTQHVNSLSKLKSLILSNADGTETREVGRVGHRVLASLGNGVFRFQLFRLLGDKHVQLMFDIHGRIMAEQVMKFSADVGDIGGGGSIHSTYVQDDRPLAPPPIHVAIPVADMELDEEDSDEEYIAESGDSDSSEAGDDKEFVLETPAKAAVRYVLSPPHLIPALSDVPSHYHTLDLDAMHERILFSNMGEEDYNLDGVIEFRVGHKFKCRDAVMQGVKNYSIFQSAKYWVIKSDRLKYNVQCRQAANGCPWNLRIALRQNLGYW, encoded by the coding sequence ATGGTCACTAATAGCGTATACATAGTTGTGTGTGTTTACCCCAACTGTTGTATGAGAAATGGTGATAATGGAGTGATATTTGAGTGTGAAAATTTGATTCTGTTACGCACTCAGCATGTCAATTCGTTGTCCAAGTTGAAGAGTTTGATTTTGAGCAACGCTGATGGCACAGAAACGAGGGAAGTTGGAAGGGTGGGGCATAGGGTACTTGCATCATTGGGTAATGGAGTTTTCCGATTTCAACTATTTCGACTTTTAGGGGACAAACATGTGCAACTCATGTTCGACATCCATGGAAGAATCATGGCGGAGCAAGTGATGAAATTTTCTGCCGATGTTGGAGATATCGGTGGTGGTGGTTCTATACACTCGACCTATGTACAGGACGACCGACCTCTCGCACCACCACCCATTCATGTCGCCATTCCAGTGGCGGACATGGAGTTGGATGAGGAAGACTCTGATGAAGAGTACATTGCTGAAAGTGGAGACAGTGATTCTTCTGAGGCGGGTGATGACAAGGAGTTTGTTCTGGAGACGCCCGCTAAGGCAGCTGTGCGCTATGTTTTGTCTCCCCCTCACCTAATTCCAGCGCTATCAGATGTACCAAGTCACTATCATACGTTGGATCTGGACGCCATGCATGAGAGAATTCTGTTTTCCAACATGGGAGAGGAGGATTACAACCTAGACGGTGTGATAGAATTTCGAGTCGGCCACAAATTCAAATGCCGAGATGCAGTGATGCAGGGTGTGAAGAACTACAGTATTTTTCAGAGTGCAAAGTACTGGGTAATCAAATCGGACAGATTAAAGTACAATGTGCAATGCCGTCAAGCTGCAAATGGCTGTCCATGGAACCTCCGTATTGCCCTTCGACAGAACCTCGGATACTGGTGA